The following DNA comes from Candidatus Angelobacter sp..
CTACCTTCACGAGACTATCCCCATCAGCCTCCCGCAAGATGCCGATGATTTGTTCTTCGCTGAATCTGCTTCTCTTCATGTTCTGCTCCTTTTGAAGCAGAACTTCATTTATGTCATGTCCAGCTTTTGGGGGTCAGGTCAAAGGCACCTCTCAACGTCTCATCATTTGCGATTACGAACGTGATCGTCTTCAATCCGACAGGATCAAGCTTGTTAGCAAGATCGTTCAGGGCCGCGCAGTAAGAATTGGCCCCTCCATGCTCCTCGATCGGATCTCTACTCAGCCACCGGCCAGTCGAGGGATTGTAAAAGGCGAACGCGTTGTGACAGCCGAACAGCCCGCACAATGCAAGAAGCTGCGGCCAGCCAAAAATGCTTTTCGTTTTCATGCGTCGTGACCAGTTTCTCGATCCAAGTTCACTTCAAATCTTCCTTTCATTTCCTGCCGACTCCTCCTTGCGACCCAAAAGCCCGTCCGCCGATTCGATGCAAGCCAGTCGTTGCAAGTTTGACTGATCGCTTGGACCCGC
Coding sequences within:
- a CDS encoding RHS repeat-associated core domain-containing protein, which gives rise to MKTKSIFGWPQLLALCGLFGCHNAFAFYNPSTGRWLSRDPIEEHGGANSYCAALNDLANKLDPVGLKTITFVIANDETLRGAFDLTPKSWT